One Oryza sativa Japonica Group chromosome 8, ASM3414082v1 DNA window includes the following coding sequences:
- the LOC4346224 gene encoding BAG family molecular chaperone regulator 2, with product MMRGKDQKFPAMKKETAAVAKEEVWEVRPGGMLVQKRSPESEPPPGGAPVPTIRVKVKYNGVYHEIYINSQASFGELKKLLSEKTGLHPDDQKVVYRDKERDSKAFLDIAGVKDRSKMLLLEDPTAQAKRLLEERRHCKAERAAKSVSRVALDVDKLASKVSALEAIVSKGGRVVDADVVALTEALMNELVKLDSIAADGEVKEQRRVQEKRVQKYVEALDAIRAKTKKAAAAPPKARPPHLPPRPPPAQQQQRRQFQPPAPATATAPAPQTATASWESFDLLSSVPSTSSAPVTTMAPATTTTTSPSPRFEWELF from the exons ATGATGCGCGGGAAGGATCAGAAATTTCCGGCGATgaagaaggagacggcggcggtggcgaaggaggAGGTGTGGGAGGTGCGGCCCGGCGGCATGCTGGTGCAGAAGCGGAGCCCGGAGTCGGAGCCACCGCCGGGCGGCGCGCCGGTGCCGACGATCCGGGTGAAGGTGAAGTACAACGGGGTGTACCACGAGATCTACATCAACTCGCAGGCGTCCTTCGGCGAGCTGAAGAAGCTCCTGTCGGAGAAGACGGGGCTCCACCCCGACGACCAGAAGGTGGTGTACAGGGACAAGGAGAGGGACTCCAAGGCGTTCCTCGACATCGCCGGCGTCAAGGACCGCTCCAAGATGCTCCTCCTCGAGGACCCCACCGCCCAGGCCAAGCGCCTCCTCGAGGAGCGCCGCCATTGCAAGGCTGAGCGCGCCGCCAAGTCCGTCTCCCGCGTCGCCCTCGACGTCGACAAGCTCGCCTCCAAG GTGTCGGCGCTGGAGGCGATCGTGAGCAAGGGCGGGAGGGTGGTTGACGCCGACGTGGTGGCGCTCACCGAGGCGCTGATGAATGAGCTGGTCAAGCTCgactccatcgccgccgacggcgaggtcAAGGAGCAGCGCCGAGTGCAGGAGAAGCGGGTGCAGAAGTACGTCGAGGCCCTCGACGCCATCCGTGCCAAGACcaagaaagcggcggcggcgccgcccaagGCCCGGCCGCCGCAcctgccgccgcggccgccgccggcgcagcagcagcagcgccggcAGTTCcagccgccggcgcccgccACGGCGACCGCGCCGGCGCCACAGACCGCGACGGCCAGCTGGGAGTCGTTCGACCTGCTCTCATCCGTGCCGTCCACGTCGTCGGCCCCGGTGACcaccatggcgccggcgaccaccaccaccacctcgccgtcgccgaggttCGAGTGGGAGCTCTTCTAG
- the LOC9270168 gene encoding non-specific lipid-transfer protein C4 precursor, which produces MAASKGNAAAAACALVLVLLAVGAEAQGGGGGECVPQLNRLLACRAYAVPGAGDPSAECCSALSSISQGCACSAISIMNSLPSRCHLSQINCSA; this is translated from the exons ATGGCGGCGAGCAAggggaacgcggcggcggcggcgtgcgcgctCGTGCTGGTGCTGCTGGCCGTGGGCGCGGaggcgcagggcggcggcgggggggagTGCGTGCCGCAGCTGAACAGGCTGCTGGCGTGCCGCGCGTACGCGGTGCCCGGCGCCGGTGACCCCAGCGCCGAGTGCTGCAGCGCGCTCAGCTCCATCTCCCAGGGCTGCGCCTGCAGCGCCATCAGCATCATGAACAGCCTGCCTTCCAGATGCCACCTCAGCCAGATCAACTGCT CTGCCTAA